In the genome of Vicia villosa cultivar HV-30 ecotype Madison, WI linkage group LG7, Vvil1.0, whole genome shotgun sequence, one region contains:
- the LOC131616838 gene encoding autophagy-related protein 3, producing the protein MVLSQKLHEAFKGTVERITGPRTVSAFKEKGVLSVSEFIVAGDNLVAKCPTWSWESGEPSKRKPYLPSEKQFLITRNVPCLRRAASIEEEYEAAGGEVLLDDEENDGWLATHGKPKETKSDEDENLPSMETLEISEKSSMKPISSFKEGEDDEDIPDMAEFTEYDNIIETDPSTYLVAHEPDDDNILRTRTYDISISYDKYYQTPRVWLTGYDESRMLLQPELVLEDVSQDHARKTVTIEDHPHLPGKHASIHPCRHGAVMKKIIDVLMSRGVEPEVDKYLFLFLKFMASVIPTIEYDYTMDFDLGSSSN; encoded by the exons ATGGTTCTTTCTCAAAAGCTTCACGAAGCTTTCAAAGGCACTGTAGAGAGAATCACAGGCCCAAGAACCGTTTCCGCTTTCAAAGAAAAAGGAGTTCTTAGCGTCTCCGAGTTCATCGTCGCCGGTGATAATCTCGTTGCTAAATGCCCCACTTGGTCATG GGAATCGGGTGAGCCAAGCAAGAGGAAGCCATATTTACCATCTGAGAAACAATTCTTGATTACTAGAAATG TCCCTTGTCTGCGGAGAGCTGCATCTATTGAAGAAGAATATGAAGCTGCCGGAGGGGAAGTTCTACttgatgatgaagagaatgatggaTGGCTAGCAACTCATGGAAAACCTAAAG AAACTAAATCCGACGAAGATGAGAACTTACCTTCCATGGAAACTTTAGAAATTAGTGAAAAGAGTTCTATGAAGCCAATTTCTTCCTTCAAGGAAGGtgaggacgatgaagatataccTGATATGGCAGAGTTTACAGAATATGACAACATTATTGAGACTGATCCG TCCACATATCTAGTAGCTCATGAACCTGATGATGATAATATTCTGCGTACCCGCACTTATGACATCAGCATCTC GTATGATAAGTATTATCAAACACCTCGTGTGTGGCTTACCGGATATGatgag TCAAGAATGCTATTGCAACCTGAACTTGTCCTTGAAGATGTTAGTCAAGACCATGCACGCAAAACG GTAACAATTGAGGACCACCCTCACTTGCCTGGAAAACATGCATCTATTCATCCTTGTCGTCATGGAGCAGTGATGAAGAAAATCATTGATGTTTTGATGTCACGAGGAGTTGAGCCTGAAGTTGACAA GTATCTGTTTTTATTCTTGAAATTTATGGCTTCGGTTATTCCAACAATCGAGTATGATTACACCATGGACTTTGATCTTGGAAGCTCCAGCAATTGA